A window of Stutzerimonas stutzeri genomic DNA:
GATGATCTGGGTCGCCAGTGGCAAGAACGTCGCCGGCAACCAGCCGGGGGCGTTGGGTATTCCCTTCATCCGTGAGGAACGCCGCTGAAGCGGCGATTCATCATTCTGCCTGGTTCTGGTTCTGGTTCTGGCTCTGATCACTTGAACGGCAAGTGATCTCGGCGTAGGGCTGGTCTGGGGAGTAGTCGCCCGGCACTCGCTCGGTGCGCTGAGTATTTGGCGCAATGCTGAATACCGGCGAGGCCGAGGTATCCGAACGCGCGTCGTCCGGTACGTGAAACTCGCAGGAAACCTGGCTTCCAGTGCGATTCATCACTTTCACTGCACGCACGCCGAGCAATTCGCCTTCCACGCCCTCGGATTTGGCCGGCACGCCCATCGGGCTCACCTCGATATCCAAGCCATTGAGATGCGTGATGATTTCAGGCGGGGGCGTCTGGGCGAGGGCTAGCGGAGCGCAAAGCACCAGGCTACAGGCGAGGGCAAGCTGATTTTTCATAAGAACCTCCGTCATTCGGTCCCCGTTAGAAGTGGTCAATTGCAGTCGGTTCGATAGCTTCTTGACTCAATGATTGCAAATGATGAGCGAGCGTCAAAAAAACGTTGGCACGAAAAATGATGGCGTATAGCTATCTATCGTCTTGCCGTGTCATTTGCGCCGTGTTGAACTGCAACAGTCGCCAATGTTACGTGCGGTCCTTTTTAGGGTGGCTGAAGTGACTAGGTATTTGCTCCTTGCGTTGCTGGCGTTTGCGGGTGGTGCAGCGGCCTCGGCCGATGTAGCGCTCGAACTAAACGCAGCCGAGCGTGACTGGCTGGCTGACAATCGCTCCGTCAGCATCTGCGTCGATCCCGACTGGCTGCCGTTCGAGATTCTCAATGCCCGTGGCGAACATGAGGGGATCGCAGCCGATCTGCTGCGGCTCGTTGCCTCTCGCGCGGGGCTGCAACTGGATATCGTGGCAACCAGCGACTGGGATGAGTCGGTTGCTTATTCCCAGGCCGGCCGCTGCCAACTGCTCAGCTTTCTCAATCAGACGCCCCTGCGTGATGCCTGGCTGATCTTCACGCAACCGCTGTTCACTGACGCCAATGTGGTTATCGCGCGGGAAGATCATCCGTACGTGGCGGACCTTTCTGCCCTTGCAGGCGCCACCGTCGCGTTGCCGTCCGGCACCTCGGTGGAGGAAAGCGTGCGGCGAGACTTTCCTCAGCTTCGCGTTATCAGCACCGACACGGATGCTCAGGCGCTGGCGCTGGTAAACGATCGCAAGGCGGATCTGACGGTGCGCTCCTTGACTGTGGCCGCTTACACCATTCGCCGGGAAGGCTGGTTCAACCTGAAGATCGCTGGCCAGCTGACGAGTTTCGATAACCAGTTCCGAATCGGCGTGCTGAAAAGCGAGCCCGTGCTGCGCGACATACTGAACAAGGCGATCGCAACCATCACCCCGAGCGAGCTGAACCAGATCGCCAACAGCCATGCGCTGGTGCGCCTGCAGTCAGGCACCGATTACCGGCTTATCCTCCAGATCGTGGTGGCTTTCTCGGTGATGCTGCTGACCAGTCTGTTCTGGATCGGGCGGTTGCGCCGGCTGAACGAGCAGCTACAAGTCAAATCGCAAACCGACGCGCTCACCGGGCTGGCCAATCGTGCAGCATTGGATCGGCGTTTCGCCAAGGCGCTGGAGCAGGCTCGGCGGTATCACCGGCCGTTTTCGGTCGTCATGCTGGATATCGATCACTTCAAACGTATCAACGACGAGTTCGGTCACCAGATGGGCGACCGTGTGCTCAAACAGTTTGCCGGTCTGCTGCAGTCCTGCCTGCGCGGTAGCGATGCGGTAGGTCGTTGGGGTGGTGAGGAATTTCTGGTGTTGTGTCCGGAAACCAGTGGGCAACAGGCGGTTTTGTTCGCCGAGCGGCTGTGCGAACAGGCACGGACGTTCCCGTTCAGCACTGTCAGAGCCCAGACACTTAGCGCGGGCGTCGCCGAACTGAACGCGACGGACACCGTGGACAGTCTGCTGCGCCGTGCCGATGCCTCGTTGTACCGCGCCAAGCATGAAGGCCGGGATCGGGTGTGCTGGAAGGCACCGGACGAGAGGCCGATCTGAGCCGCTGCGCTCAGTGCTTGCCGGGCTTGCGCAGGCGAACGTAGAGGTCCTTGCCACCGGTGGCGCTGCTGCCACGGGACTCCAGGTCGAAGCGTTTGGGCTGGTTGGCGATCAGGTCGCTGAGCTTCTTGCAGCCATACAGCCGTGGGTCGAAAGCCGGGCGCAGCTTGCTGATGTTCTGCCCCAGCGTTCCCAGTTGAATCCAGTCGTCTTCTTCAGTCAGGTCGTCGAGCACTTTGGCGATGAAGTCCACCGGTACCTGCTGGCATTTGATGGTGTCGCTTTTATCGGCTGCCTTTGGCGGCTTGCTGCCCGGTTCCTCGGCCTGTACTGCGGCGGCAAGCTTCTCCGGCAGCGCTGCTTCGATGGATGCTTTCGGCGCATCGGCGCGCAGGATCTCGGTGTAGATGAACTTGTCGCAGGCGGAAACGAACGGAGAGGGCGTCTTCTGCTCGCCGAAGCCGTACACCGTCAGACCTTCCTCGCGGATGCGCGCAGCCAGGCGGGTGAAATCGCTGTCGCTGGAAACCAGGCAGAAACCGTCGAAGCGCCGTGTGTAAAGCAGGTCCATGGCATCGATGATCAGCGAGCTGTCGGTGGCGTTCTTGCCCGAGGTATAGGCGAACTGCTGGATTGGCTGGATCGAATAGTCGAGCAGGACCTTCTTCCAGCTGCCCAGGTTGGGTTTGGTCCAGTCGCCGTAAATGCGCTTGACGCTGGCGACGCCATACTTGGCGATTTCCTCGAACAGCCCCTCGACGATGGCGGCGGGCGCATTGTCGGCGTCGATCAGGACCGCTAGGTGTTTCTGCTTGTTCGAACTGCTGGGCTTGCTGGCCATGGTTCATCCCTGGGCTGAAGATCGCCCGACCTTAACGCCGACAGCTGTGCCCTGGCCATAGCGGCGTGCAGCCAACACATGCCGAGCGCGGCGGGCTCGGTTAGCATGCGCGCCTTTCATTACATGGATTCTCGGCATGGAACAGCGGGGCACGCTGAAAAGCTGGAACGACCAGAAGGGCTTTGGCTTCATCCGTCCAGAGCAGGGCGGCGAGGACGTGTTTGCGCATATCTCTGCTGTGCATGGCGAGCGCCGGCCGCTGGTGGGTGATCGCGTGCTTTATCTGGCCGGGCGCGATCCTCAGGGGCGGCTGCGCGCCGAGCATTTGCGTCTGGACGCGCCGATGACGTTGGATCAACCGGCGATTCGCCAGCGTCCGGGTAGCCAGCGGCAGACCAATCAGCAACAGGTCGGCTCACCTGGCGCTGCGCGAAGCGCCGGCAAGCCGTCGCGCAAATTGCTCGCCAGCAGCATCCAATATTTGCCAGCCAAGCTGGTGGTCTTCGGCCTGCTGTGTCTGCTGCCGCTGCTAGGCAGCCTATACCGGTTGGGCGCGGTGTTGCCGTTGGTGATCTATGCCGTGGCCAGCTTAGTGACCTTCTTCCTCTACTGGCGCGACAAGCACAGCGCGCTGAAGGACCGCTGGCGCACGCCGGAAACCACGCTGCACATGTTCGAACTGGCGGGCGGCTGGCCGGGCGCGCTGCTGGCGCAGCAGCTGTTCCGCCACAAGACCCGCAAGCTGAGCTATCAGCTGGCGTTCTGGCTGATCGTGGTGGTGCATCAGGCGTTCTGGATCGACTTGCTGTTCATCGGCAGTGGATTCACGCGTGATCGCCTGGACTGGCTGTTGCGACTGCTCTGAAAACGCGAAAGCCCGGCGAGCGCCGGGCTTTCGGGGGAGCGTCTCAGCTCAGACTTTCTTGACGAACTCGGACTTCAGCTTCATTGCGCCGATGCCGTCGATCTTGCAATCGATGTCGTGATCGCCATCGCACAGGCGGATGTTTTTCACCTTGGTGCCAACCTTGACCACCAGCGACGAGCCCTTGACCTTGAGGTCCTTGATCACGCTGACGGTGTCGCCGTCCTGGAGGGTGTTGCCCACGGCATCCTTGATCACCTTGTCGCTCTCGTTCGCGGCAGTCGCGCTTTCGCTGGCTGACCACTCATGGGCGCACTCGGGACAGATCAGCATCTGGCCGTCTTCGTAGGTGTATTCGGAGTTGCATTTGGGGCAGGGCGGCAAGGTGCTCACGGCAGGTCCTTAAAGGCGGGGTGCGGAAGGCCGTGCATTGTATAAGGTTTTGTTACAAGTTGGGCGCTGGCGTGGATCCAGGCCGGCTGGATTCCACGCCGTCTCAGAGCGGGGGCTTATTTCACCGCAGTGAGGCGCTCGCTGCCTGCGCGTAGCTCGCTGTAACGATGCTCAAGCTCGCGGCGGATTTCGCGGCGCTGGTAGGCCTGGGCGAAACGGCGCTGCTGCTCGGCAGTTTTCGGGTTCAGCGGCGGCACTGGCACCGGTTTGCCGTCCTCGCCGAGGGCGACCATGGTGAAGAAGCAGCTATTGGTGTGGCGTACGGTCTTCTCGCGAATGTCTTCGGTGATGACCTTGATGCCGATCTCCATCGAGGTGGTGCCGGTGTAGTTGACCGAGGCGAGGAAGGTGACCAGCTCGCCGACGTGCACTGGCTGGCGGAACACCACCTGGTCCACCGAGAGGGTGACGACATACTGCCCGGCGTAGCGGCTAGCGCAGGCATAGGCGACTTCGTCGAGATATTTGAGCAGCGTGCCGCCATGTACGTTGCCGGAGAAATTGGCTTTGTCCGGCGTCATCAGCACGGTCATGGTCAGCTCTGCATGTCCATCTAACATGGGGGTTACGGCTCCTCGGGGATCAAGGGTCGCTACTTTAGTCGAATACCTCTCGTCTGTCTGGGCTATCTGGCAAATCGCTTCATCGATTTTTTCTATCGTCAATGCGGCAAAGGCGCGCACTTCTGTCATTTGGCGGAAAAAGCGCCAGCCATGGCGCTAATGTCCTCTAGCTTGGTCCGGAAGTCTTCTGCGTTGTGATGGAAATCACGAACAAGGTTGATTGCGCATGCCCGCAGCACTTTTGTTGACCTGTGCCGGGGTCGTTGCGCCTGCCGCTTTCTATAGTCGGTCGCCTAAAAAGAACTCTCCCCCGGCTACTTCAGTAAACGGATGCCTCCCATGCGTATGCTCGTTCTTGCTTTGCTCGCCAGCTTCGTACCCATTTCTCATGCCAGCGAGGCGATTATCGAGCGCTTCAACTACGTCATGGCTGACGAGCAACGACGCGAGCAGGCCAGCTTGGCGGGGCAGGAGCGTGCGGTGTTCTGCTCCTACTGCCACGGCGAAGCAGGCAACAGCAAGCGCAAGCACATCCCTAATCTCGCCGGGCAGAATCCGCTTTACCTGTTCCACTCCTTCGAGAAGTTCGCCAGTGGTGAGCGTGTCGACTTCGTCATGTCCAAGCTGGCGAAGAACCTCAGCACGGAGGAACGGGTGAACATCGCAGTATTCTTCAGCCAGCAAAAGGTCAGCCCACCGGAGGGCACGCCAGATGTGGCATTGCGCAAGGCCGGCGAGAAGATCTTCCAGACCACTTGCACCGGCTGCCACGGCGCGCATGCCGAGGGCATGGAAACCATGCCGCGGCTTGCCGGGCAGCCGGACGAATACATCCGCAAGGCGCTGACGCGCTTCCGCGAGAACGACCCCAGCCGCACCGGTTCGGTGATGATTGGTGTTGCCAGCCATCTTTCCGCTGCGGACGTCGAGGCGCTGGCGACCTATCTATCGCACCTCAGGCTGACTCCCGCCGAGGAGATGGCGAACATCAACCGCCTGCGCAAGACGACCGCGGCCGCTCAGTAACGCTGAATCTGCGCCGGCGTGCGGCGCATCAGCACTTCACCATTGCGCACCGAAAGCAGGGCATGGCCCTGGGTGCGCAGCATCTCGTAATCGTCTGGCGCCGACAGCACCAGCAGGTTCGCCGGGCGCCCCACTTCCAGTCCGTAGCGCTCGCCCAGGTTCAGCGTCCGTGCGCTGTTGTCGGTGATCAGGTCAAGGCCGCGCTGCAGGTCCTCGTAGCCGAGCATGTGGCAGATGTGCAGGCCGGCTTCGAGAATGCGCAGGATGTTGCCGTTGCCCAGCGGATACCAGGGGTCGACGATGGAATCCTGGCCGAAGCAGACGTTCATCCCGGCGCGATCGATCTCGGCCACACGGGTCAGTCCGCGACGCTTGGGATAGGTGTCGAAGCGGCCCTGCAGATGGATGCTCTCGGTCGGGCAGGAGACGAAGTTGATCTTCGACAGCTTGAGCAGGCGGAACAGTTTGGAGCAGTAGGCGTTGTCGTAGGAGCCCATCGCCGTGGTGTGGCTGGCGGTGACGCGCTCGCCCATCTCGCGCACGCGCGCTTCTTCGGCGAGCACTTCGAGAAAGCGTGATTGCGGGTCGTCGGTTTCGTCGCAGTGCACGTCCACCAGGCAGCCGCTGCGCTCGGCCAGATCCATGAGGAACTTGATCGAGCTGACGCCCTGGTCGCGAGTGTTCTCGAAGTGTGGAATGCCGCCGACCACATCGGCGCCCATGGCGATCGCCTCGGTCATCAATTCGCGGCCGCCCTTGAACGACTCGATGCCCTCCTGCGGAAAGGCGACGATCTGCAGGTCCATCAGGTGGCGGGTTTCCTCGCGCACTTCAAGCATCGATTTCAGCGCCGACAGCGTCGGGTCGGTGACGTCGACGTGGGTGCGCACATGCTGGATGCCGTGGTCGACCAGCATGTCGATGGTCTTCTTCGCACGCGCCTTGGTGTCCTCGTGGGTCACCAGCGCCTTGCGCTCGCCCCAGCGCTCGATGCCCTCGAACAGCGTACCGCTCATGTTCCACGCCGGCTGGCCGGCGGTGAGGGTGGCATCCAGATGGATATGCGGCTCGATGAAGGGTGGCACCACCAGGTTGCTGGCAGCGTCGATATCACCGTCGTTGGCTTCGGCCGGAGCCTGCTGCGCGCTGATGGCGGCGATCCGTGCGCCGTCCAGTTCGATGCGGTACAGACCGCTGCGACCCCGCAGGCGGGCGTTGAGGATGTTCATGGCGACTCCTTGGTTCAGCGTGCGTCGGTTCGCGTCAGCACCGTGCGCGATTGGGCCAGGCGCTGGCCTTCGTACAGCACAATATAGGCCGCGGCGGCCACCAGTATGCCGACGATGGGCGCCACCCAGGGCGAGAAATAGGCGCAGGCGGCGCCCAGCACATAGGCCGCCAGGCCCAGGCTGTTGTACTTGGGTAGGCGCGCTTCGGCCAGTTTCGGATAGTGCCCGCGATGGCGGTAGAAATAGTCCGCCATGATCACGCCGCCGATGGGCGGGATGATCGAGCCGAGCAGGATCAGGAACGGGATCAGCAGTTCGTACATGCCACCGAGCGCCAGCAGCGTGCCGACGAAGGCGCCACCGAGGGTGACCAGGCGGCGACGCTCGGTGCGCAGCAGGTTGCAGCCGGCGGCGGCGAAGTTGTAGATGGTGTTGTCCTGGGTGGTCCAGAGGTTGAGAAAGAGCATCACCACCGCGGCCATCGACAGGCCCTGCAGCACCAGCACTTCGACGATATCCGGCTGCTGGTAAACGATGGCCCCGTAGGCGCCGGCGACGATCATCAGACCATTGCCGATGAAGAAGCCAATCAGGCTGGCCCACACCGCGACCTTGCTGCTCCTGGCGAAACGCGTCCAGTTGGTGGCCTGGGTTGCACCGCTGACGAAGGTGCCGAAGATCATGGTGATCGCCATGCCGAGGGTCAGGCTGTCGGCCGGCTGCACCGCGAGCAGGCCGTCCAGCCCGCCGACATCACGGGTGGCGGTCCACAGCGAGGCGATCAGCAGCACCAGCATGGCCGGCACCGCGATACGCGAGAGTAGGTCGAGGCCCTTGTAGCCGACGAAGGCGGTCAGGCAGAAGCCGAAACCGAACAGCACCATCAACGGCAGCGTCCAGCTTTCCGGCAATTCCAGCAGACGCACCAGGACGATGGCGATGGTCGCCGTGCCCCAGGCATACCAGCCGATCTGGGTGAAACCGAGCAGGAAGTCGGACAGCCGGCTGCCGACTTCGCCGAAACAGAAACGCCCCATGAGCACTGAATTCAGCCCGCTGCGGCAGGCGATCAGGCCGAGTGCGGCGGCATAGGCGCCGAGCAGCAGGTTGCCGAGCACCGCGGCCCAGAGCATGGTCTTGAAGTCGAAGGCCAGGCCGATCTTGCCACCGGCGAACATGGTGGCAGTGAAGAAGGTGAAGCCGAACAGCAGAATGGAAGTCGACCACAGCCCCTTGCGTGCGCCGGCCGGCACTTCGCTCAGGGGGTAGTCGGTGTCGACGGGCTGTTTCATG
This region includes:
- a CDS encoding acyl-CoA thioesterase, which translates into the protein MLDGHAELTMTVLMTPDKANFSGNVHGGTLLKYLDEVAYACASRYAGQYVVTLSVDQVVFRQPVHVGELVTFLASVNYTGTTSMEIGIKVITEDIREKTVRHTNSCFFTMVALGEDGKPVPVPPLNPKTAEQQRRFAQAYQRREIRRELEHRYSELRAGSERLTAVK
- the codA gene encoding cytosine deaminase → MNILNARLRGRSGLYRIELDGARIAAISAQQAPAEANDGDIDAASNLVVPPFIEPHIHLDATLTAGQPAWNMSGTLFEGIERWGERKALVTHEDTKARAKKTIDMLVDHGIQHVRTHVDVTDPTLSALKSMLEVREETRHLMDLQIVAFPQEGIESFKGGRELMTEAIAMGADVVGGIPHFENTRDQGVSSIKFLMDLAERSGCLVDVHCDETDDPQSRFLEVLAEEARVREMGERVTASHTTAMGSYDNAYCSKLFRLLKLSKINFVSCPTESIHLQGRFDTYPKRRGLTRVAEIDRAGMNVCFGQDSIVDPWYPLGNGNILRILEAGLHICHMLGYEDLQRGLDLITDNSARTLNLGERYGLEVGRPANLLVLSAPDDYEMLRTQGHALLSVRNGEVLMRRTPAQIQRY
- a CDS encoding c-type cytochrome, giving the protein MRMLVLALLASFVPISHASEAIIERFNYVMADEQRREQASLAGQERAVFCSYCHGEAGNSKRKHIPNLAGQNPLYLFHSFEKFASGERVDFVMSKLAKNLSTEERVNIAVFFSQQKVSPPEGTPDVALRKAGEKIFQTTCTGCHGAHAEGMETMPRLAGQPDEYIRKALTRFRENDPSRTGSVMIGVASHLSAADVEALATYLSHLRLTPAEEMANINRLRKTTAAAQ
- a CDS encoding zinc ribbon domain-containing protein YjdM, whose protein sequence is MSTLPPCPKCNSEYTYEDGQMLICPECAHEWSASESATAANESDKVIKDAVGNTLQDGDTVSVIKDLKVKGSSLVVKVGTKVKNIRLCDGDHDIDCKIDGIGAMKLKSEFVKKV
- the codB gene encoding cytosine permease produces the protein MKQPVDTDYPLSEVPAGARKGLWSTSILLFGFTFFTATMFAGGKIGLAFDFKTMLWAAVLGNLLLGAYAAALGLIACRSGLNSVLMGRFCFGEVGSRLSDFLLGFTQIGWYAWGTATIAIVLVRLLELPESWTLPLMVLFGFGFCLTAFVGYKGLDLLSRIAVPAMLVLLIASLWTATRDVGGLDGLLAVQPADSLTLGMAITMIFGTFVSGATQATNWTRFARSSKVAVWASLIGFFIGNGLMIVAGAYGAIVYQQPDIVEVLVLQGLSMAAVVMLFLNLWTTQDNTIYNFAAAGCNLLRTERRRLVTLGGAFVGTLLALGGMYELLIPFLILLGSIIPPIGGVIMADYFYRHRGHYPKLAEARLPKYNSLGLAAYVLGAACAYFSPWVAPIVGILVAAAAYIVLYEGQRLAQSRTVLTRTDAR
- a CDS encoding DUF1294 domain-containing protein is translated as MEQRGTLKSWNDQKGFGFIRPEQGGEDVFAHISAVHGERRPLVGDRVLYLAGRDPQGRLRAEHLRLDAPMTLDQPAIRQRPGSQRQTNQQQVGSPGAARSAGKPSRKLLASSIQYLPAKLVVFGLLCLLPLLGSLYRLGAVLPLVIYAVASLVTFFLYWRDKHSALKDRWRTPETTLHMFELAGGWPGALLAQQLFRHKTRKLSYQLAFWLIVVVHQAFWIDLLFIGSGFTRDRLDWLLRLL
- a CDS encoding NYN domain-containing protein, whose protein sequence is MASKPSSSNKQKHLAVLIDADNAPAAIVEGLFEEIAKYGVASVKRIYGDWTKPNLGSWKKVLLDYSIQPIQQFAYTSGKNATDSSLIIDAMDLLYTRRFDGFCLVSSDSDFTRLAARIREEGLTVYGFGEQKTPSPFVSACDKFIYTEILRADAPKASIEAALPEKLAAAVQAEEPGSKPPKAADKSDTIKCQQVPVDFIAKVLDDLTEEDDWIQLGTLGQNISKLRPAFDPRLYGCKKLSDLIANQPKRFDLESRGSSATGGKDLYVRLRKPGKH
- a CDS encoding diguanylate cyclase, producing MTRYLLLALLAFAGGAAASADVALELNAAERDWLADNRSVSICVDPDWLPFEILNARGEHEGIAADLLRLVASRAGLQLDIVATSDWDESVAYSQAGRCQLLSFLNQTPLRDAWLIFTQPLFTDANVVIAREDHPYVADLSALAGATVALPSGTSVEESVRRDFPQLRVISTDTDAQALALVNDRKADLTVRSLTVAAYTIRREGWFNLKIAGQLTSFDNQFRIGVLKSEPVLRDILNKAIATITPSELNQIANSHALVRLQSGTDYRLILQIVVAFSVMLLTSLFWIGRLRRLNEQLQVKSQTDALTGLANRAALDRRFAKALEQARRYHRPFSVVMLDIDHFKRINDEFGHQMGDRVLKQFAGLLQSCLRGSDAVGRWGGEEFLVLCPETSGQQAVLFAERLCEQARTFPFSTVRAQTLSAGVAELNATDTVDSLLRRADASLYRAKHEGRDRVCWKAPDERPI